The following is a genomic window from Lysinibacillus sp. JNUCC-52.
CAGATCATTTAGTTACTGTATTTGCAGGTCAAGATAAAGAAGCAACAGCAGCTGCTCGTTATCACTTCGGTGAAGACCACCTACCATCTTCTCCATCATTTGTACTTTTAAAAGATGGACAAGTTGTAGCAGAAGTTGGCCGCTATGAAATTGAAGGGCATGATCCGATGTCGGTCGTGACAAACTTACAAGCAAATTTTGAAGAATATTGTGAAGAGCTTTAATATTTTTCAATATCTATGTAAGGCAAGATTAAATAGGGCTTAGCTATTATTCATTTGACTAGAGTGACATGTGCACTTTAGTCAAATCCTTTTGGAATTTTTGTAATATTGGCTAAATAAAAGTCTTGCTGATTAAAAAGTTTTACTAGATAAGAAAAGCTTCTAATGAATAATTATTCGTTATGAAAGTTGCAGGATGGGAGGCAGTCGACTTGAAGAAATTTTCAATCGGCTATCGTACATTAAAAACAGCAATCGGTGCAGCTATTGCCATAGCGATTGCGCAGTATTTTGAATTGGCTTCTTATGCTTCAGCTGGTATTCTAACGATCCTATGTGTGCAGCCAACAAAGAAAAAATCGCTTCATGCTGCTTATACCCGCTTTGTCGCAAGCATAGTTGGTATGCTGTATGCATTTTTAAGCTTTGAGCTATTTTCTTATCACCCGCTAACATTGGCAGGTATGCTTGTATTGTTTATCCCGACAATTGTGTCGTTAAAGGTAGCAGATGGTTTCGTCTCTAGTGCGGTTATAATTATGCATATATACGCTGCAAAGGGCTTTACGTTAGCTCTTGTTTATAATGAATTTGCTTTAATGGCTATCGGGTATGGTACGGGAATAGCGATAAATATGTATATGCCAGATATTCAAAAGGAATTAAATTACTATAGAGTTAAAATAGAGGAGCTGTACAAAAAGATTTTTTTAGAAATTGCCAGCTATTTAAGACAAGGCGATACATTATGGGATGGGCAGGAAATTATTCAAGCTATTAAAACGTTGAATGATGCAAAATCATTAGCTTTTAAAGATGTTGAAAATCATTTTACACGAAGACAAAATGATTATTATCTTTACTTCGATATGCGTGAACAGCAGCTTGAAATAATTGAACGAGTACTCCCTAAAATAACTGCCCTACCTGTTATAGTACAAGAGGCGGAAATCGTTGCGGACTTCCTACAAGACCTTGGTGAGCATGTCCATTCAGGAAATACTGCAGGTCATTTTAGGGAGAAATTAGAGCTAGCAAAGAGAGATTTTGCCGAATTACCTTTACCGACAAATCATCAAGAGTTTATTGCTCAGGCTGCGCTTTATCAATTCATTGAAGAAATGGATCGTTATTTAGAGATAAAGCAATCATATAAGGGCTTAAAGGTCAAAGGAAAGCGCCCACAGTAATGTGGACGCTTCGCACTTTCTTAAACTAGCATCGATAAACCAAATGCAAGAGATGAGATTACCATAATGGCAATCATAGCATAAACTACGATTTTCTGAAATTTTTTATTACTCATATGCTCGTTCGCTCCTTCTTTTCTTATAAATAGTTTAGCAAATCTGAAAAATTTCTCAAGTAGTAGAGTTTTGACAAAAAAATCTGTAAAATAGGGTATGTACCATAACAGAAGGAGATGTCACCATGGAGAAAGTAGACCATATTGGGATTGCAGTGCGCGATCTTGATGAACGCATTACATATTATACAGAAACTTTAGGTTTAAAGTTACTGAAAGTAGAAGAGGTTGAATCTCAGCAAGTCCGTGTTGCATTTATCGACGCTGGCAACGTGAAACTAGAATTACTAGAACCGATGAGCGAAAAAAGTACGATTCACGGATTTATCGAGAAACGTGGCGAAGGCATTCACCATGTAGCATTCGGTGTAACAGGTATTCGTGAGCGTATGGCGGAACTTCGTGATAAAGGCGTGCGCCTCTTATCAGAAGAGCCAGGGCCAGGTGCTGGTGGTGCAGAGGTTGCTTTCTTGCATCCTAAATCATCTTTCGGTGTGCTATATGAATTATGTGATAAAAGCGGAAAAGGGGAAAAGTGATTAGTATGGATATGTTCGATAAAATTAATGACTTATATGATCGTAAGACGGTAATTGAACTTGGCGGTGGCTATGAACGCATCGAAAAGCAACATGAAAAAGGTAAGCTAACTGCGCGTGAGCGTATTGAATTATTACTCGATGAAGGTACGTTTTTCGAAATTAACCCATTCATTACACACCGTACAGTCGATTTCGGTATGGACAAACTAGAAGGACCTGGCGACGGCGTAGTAACAGGATTTGGTAAAATTAACGGACGTCCAGTTTACTTATTCTCTCAAGATTTCACTGTATTCGGTGGAGCACTTGGTGAAATGCACGCTAAAAAAATGGCGACAGTAATGGATCTTGCTGCTAAAAATGGCACACCATTCATCGGCATTAACGATTCAGGCGGCGCACGTATTCAAGAGGGTGTACTTTCTTTAGACGGTTACGGACATATTTTCTACCGTAATGCAATCTACTCTGGTGTTATTCCACAAATCTCAGTCATTATGGGACCTTGTGCAGGTGGAGCAGTGTATTCTCCAGCTATCACAGACTTTATCCTAATGGTCGATAAAACATCTCAAATGTTCATTACTGGACCAAAAGTTATTGAAACAGTAACAGGTGAAAAAATTTCTGCTGAAGACCTTGGTGGCTCTAAAGTAAATAATGCAGTAAGTGGTAACGCTCACTTCCGTGCACCGTCGGAAGAAGCTGCCATCGATCAAATTAAACAATTATTAAGTTATTTACCACAAAACAATAAAGAAAAAGCACCACGCCAGGCACGTCCTGAAGGGGACGATTACCGTCCTGAAATCGTAGACACTGTTCCAATCGAAACAACTCGCCCATACGATGTGCGTAAAGTAGTGGAACAAGTAGTAGACGAAGGTTCATTCATGGAAGTTCACTCTGAATTTGCGAAAAACGTAGTAGTAGGCTTTGCGCGTATTGCAGGTGAATCAGTAGGACTTGTATGTAACCAACCTAAAGTATTAGCTGGCGGTCTTGATATCGACTCTTCCGATAAGGCAGCCCGTTTCATTCGAACTTGTGATGCGTACAATGTACCAATCATCACATTTGAAGACGTTTCTGGATTCTTCCCAGGCGTAAAACAAGAGCATGGTGGAATTATCCGTCATGGTG
Proteins encoded in this region:
- a CDS encoding BrxA/BrxB family bacilliredoxin; its protein translation is MNMDYDLFMQEILKTARAEIETAGYEQLRTPEAVEEAFARPGTTLVMVNSVCGCAGGIARPAAAQCVHYDKRPDHLVTVFAGQDKEATAAARYHFGEDHLPSSPSFVLLKDGQVVAEVGRYEIEGHDPMSVVTNLQANFEEYCEEL
- a CDS encoding aromatic acid exporter family protein, yielding MKVAGWEAVDLKKFSIGYRTLKTAIGAAIAIAIAQYFELASYASAGILTILCVQPTKKKSLHAAYTRFVASIVGMLYAFLSFELFSYHPLTLAGMLVLFIPTIVSLKVADGFVSSAVIIMHIYAAKGFTLALVYNEFALMAIGYGTGIAINMYMPDIQKELNYYRVKIEELYKKIFLEIASYLRQGDTLWDGQEIIQAIKTLNDAKSLAFKDVENHFTRRQNDYYLYFDMREQQLEIIERVLPKITALPVIVQEAEIVADFLQDLGEHVHSGNTAGHFREKLELAKRDFAELPLPTNHQEFIAQAALYQFIEEMDRYLEIKQSYKGLKVKGKRPQ
- the prli42 gene encoding stressosome-associated protein Prli42 produces the protein MSNKKFQKIVVYAMIAIMVISSLAFGLSMLV
- the mce gene encoding methylmalonyl-CoA epimerase, which codes for MEKVDHIGIAVRDLDERITYYTETLGLKLLKVEEVESQQVRVAFIDAGNVKLELLEPMSEKSTIHGFIEKRGEGIHHVAFGVTGIRERMAELRDKGVRLLSEEPGPGAGGAEVAFLHPKSSFGVLYELCDKSGKGEK
- a CDS encoding acyl-CoA carboxylase subunit beta, with the protein product MDMFDKINDLYDRKTVIELGGGYERIEKQHEKGKLTARERIELLLDEGTFFEINPFITHRTVDFGMDKLEGPGDGVVTGFGKINGRPVYLFSQDFTVFGGALGEMHAKKMATVMDLAAKNGTPFIGINDSGGARIQEGVLSLDGYGHIFYRNAIYSGVIPQISVIMGPCAGGAVYSPAITDFILMVDKTSQMFITGPKVIETVTGEKISAEDLGGSKVNNAVSGNAHFRAPSEEAAIDQIKQLLSYLPQNNKEKAPRQARPEGDDYRPEIVDTVPIETTRPYDVRKVVEQVVDEGSFMEVHSEFAKNVVVGFARIAGESVGLVCNQPKVLAGGLDIDSSDKAARFIRTCDAYNVPIITFEDVSGFFPGVKQEHGGIIRHGAKILYAYSEATVPKITVILRKAYGGAYVALNSKSIGADLVFSWPNAEIAVMGAAGAANIIFAREIAKSEDPEATRAAKIEEYKEKFANPYVAASRGMVDDVIDPRDTRIKLIQALDMLSNKHETRPEKKHGNIPL